One Deltaproteobacteria bacterium genomic window, TTACCAACTTGATATTAAACTTGTGCTTATCCCATTTTTCGGCCAATGGCCCAGATGGAATATTAGATCTTAGCTCCATGAGGTATATCCCTTAATCTAACGGCCCTAATCTAAAGGCAACTTCAAAAACCCGAGCTGAACAGAAATCGGAATAGATACAAACCCGATAAATACAACCCCGGCAACTACAACACTTAACTTTTTAAGAAATGATGAATTCCTAGGACATGAAAGACCTAAAGTCTGAAAGAAACTAGCAATTGCATGACTTAAATGGCAAAACAATACGCCCATAGCTAAGACGTAACCCAATGCGACCACGCCGTTCTGAAAACCACGAACAGTCATATAGTACACATCGTGCTCGCCAGAGTTATTTCTATTAATCGATAAAGAATAAACCTCAGGATGAAAGGTACCCAAAGTAAAATGCCCCAAATGGTAGATTATATAAACTAGGATTAGCAAACCACTAGCAAGCATAGTCGTCGACGCAAACGAAGCCTGCACAGTATTCTTGCAAACATAATCCGACCCGCGTGCCGAACTATTAACCTGCCTCAATTTTAATGCAGTCGAGACATGAATAAGTAGTGCAGCTAACAAAAACAAACGGGCTCCCCACAAAAGACCTTCATTCTTTTTTAGAAAATGCGCATACGCATTAAAAGCATCGCGTCCTAAAAAAATCTGCAAA contains:
- a CDS encoding succinate dehydrogenase cytochrome b subunit produces the protein MQKKQGFFLNSLVGLKLVMALSGVMLLGFVIVHMLGNLQIFLGRDAFNAYAHFLKKNEGLLWGARLFLLAALLIHVSTALKLRQVNSSARGSDYVCKNTVQASFASTTMLASGLLILVYIIYHLGHFTLGTFHPEVYSLSINRNNSGEHDVYYMTVRGFQNGVVALGYVLAMGVLFCHLSHAIASFFQTLGLSCPRNSSFLKKLSVVVAGVVFIGFVSIPISVQLGFLKLPLD